A single genomic interval of Helicoverpa zea isolate HzStark_Cry1AcR chromosome 19, ilHelZeax1.1, whole genome shotgun sequence harbors:
- the LOC124639795 gene encoding uncharacterized protein LOC124639795 isoform X6 produces the protein MYQIIVGNALITKMNYEAERAMNQKRLRMEGEPGHGVVQGNGLPLNYIDNGHQIPYQPYAGAYNTHYPPPEAFSPYGPPPPGGYAPQNLSYAPPAHQNYPHHQSFPPQQPPQAQLHMPQSHMVQGYGDVGVHKPAWPPQPHLLPPLDTQKPLDVKQLKSEIKLEPTDAQKRPHPESEMMGGDLDQPKIKIKTDIFKPDDLAHRQDKPIDVGQKPLSIDGLHKPADMQSKDDGHPIIGVENKSIDKPAEACKAEAAAEGAGDSQRAAEPTTLSDKSEEDRKPFSSPELPKSGSIPGKVPTPGSEPKKRGRPKGSTNKPKPPGAPRAAGPPAPRAPPPRPLPQPPRPRATGYQYAIRPFRKDFSGIQFRRRWSDDCLDSSHIPNEVYFGDVPVSLEVLYNYYDANAERERLAAQAAHIAAQKAAAAKLAAAKLQARGLVPHTTEVSDVQLLLRLAAQAAHIAAQKAAAAKLAAAKLQARGLVPHTTEVSDVQLLLRLAAQAAHIAAQKAAAAKLAAAKLQARGLVPHTTEVSDVQLLLRLAAQAAHIAAQKAAAAKLAAAKLQARGLVPHTTEVSDVQLLLRLAAQAAHIAAQKAAAAKLAAAKLQARGLVPHTTEVSDVQLLLRLAAQAAHIAAQKAAAAKLAAAKLQARGLVPHTTEVSDVQLLLRLAAQAAHIAAQKAAAAKLAAAKLQARGLVPHTTEVSDVQLLLRLAAQAAHIAAQKAAAAKLAAAKLQARGLVPHTTEVSDVQLLLRLAAQAAHIAAQKAAAAKLAAAKLQARGLVPHTTEVSDVQLLLRLAAQAAHIAAQKAAAAKLAAAKLQARGLVPHTTEVSDVQLLLRLAAQAAHIAAQKAAAAKLAAAKLQARGLVPHTTEVSDVQLLLRLAAQAAHIAAQKAAAAKLAAAKLQARGLVPHTTEVQTVDSSSSDDSSGSSGSDSEESDEDTPLKRGPGRPKGSKNSPRAPGTPGTPGSGAPGTPGSGRRGRPPVPPELRQPGITDMKKFCKAAGIRFDYKKLVEGCTKNKERVQKMLDLLTAAGLEGKPTLEKCQALKKAKMEKKEQEKQAKKEAKVKHKEVAATPEGGRRMTRGATGVKPRQRIVISSDEEDDTPAARRTLSKLRSSLNDDSDSD, from the exons ATGTACCAAATCATCGTAGGGAATGCTCTAA ttacCAAGATGAATTATGAAGCCGAGAGAGCCATGAATCAGAAGCGATTGCGAATGGAGGGCGAACCGGGCCACGGTGTTGTCCAGGGGAACGGTTTGCCGCTAAATTACATAG ATAATGGTCATCAAATACCGTACCAGCCGTATGCTGGTGCGTATAACACTCACTATCCGCCGCCGGAAGCGTTCTCGCCGTACGGGCCGCCGCCCCCGGGGGGCTACGCGCCGCAGAACCTGTCGTACGCGCCTCCAGCTCACCAGAACTACCCGCATCACCAGAGTTTCCCGCCACAACAGCCGCCGCAGGCACAACTGCACATGCCTCAGTCCCATATGG TTCAAGGTTATGGAGACGTGGGGGTGCACAAGCCTGCCTGGCCGCCGCAGCCACATCTACTGCCTCCGTTAGACACTCAGAAGCCCCTTGACGTGAAGCAGCTCAAGTCTGAAATCAAACTTGAACCGACCGATGCTCAGAAACGACCACATCCAGAGAGCGAGATGATG GGCGGGGACTTGGATCAACccaaaataaagataaagacaGACATATTTAAACCTGATGATTTGGCGCACAGACAGGACAAGCCCATTG ATGTTGGACAGAAACCATTATCAATAGATGGGCTACATAAGCCAGCTGATATGCAAAGTAAAG ATGATGGGCATCCAATCATTGGAGTTGAAAATAAGTCCATTGATAAACCTGCTG aaGCATGCAAAGCCGAAGCAGCGGCGGAGGGCGCGGGCGACTCGCAACGTGCCGCAGAACCCACCACTCTTAGTGACAAGAG TGAAGAGGATAGGAAACCGTTCAGCAGTCCGGAGCTACCCAAGTCCGGGTCTATACCGGGGAAAGTGCCTACTCCCGGCAGTGAG CCCAAGAAGAGGGGCCGGCCGAAGGGTTCCACCAACAAGCCGAAGCCGCCCGGGGCCCCGCGCGCGGCCGGGCCCCCGGCGCCCCGGGCCCCGCCGCCGCGGCCCCTGCCGCAGCCGCCAAGACCCAGGGCTACGGGATACCAGTATGCTATCAGACCGTTCAGGAAGGACTTCTCGGGGATACAGTTTAGAAG GCGATGGAGTGACGACTGCCTAGACTCGTCCCACATCCCGAACGAAGTGTACTTCGGAGACGTACCCGTCTCGCTGGAAGTGCTGTACAACTACTACGACGCTAACGCCGAGCGCGAGCGCTTGGCCGCTCAG GCCGCACACATCGCCGCGCAGAAGGCCGCGGCCGCCAAGCTAGCGGCTGCCAAGCTGCAGGCGAGGGGACTTGTGCCGCACACTACCGAGGTGAGTGATGTACAACTACTACTACGCTTGGCCGCTCAGGCCGCACACATCGCCGCGCAGAAGGCCGCGGCCGCCAAGCTAGCGGCTGCCAAGCTGCAGGCGAGGGGACTTGTGCCGCACACTACCGAGGTGAGTGATGTACAACTACTACTACGCTTGGCCGCTCAGGCCGCACACATCGCCGCGCAGAAGGCCGCGGCCGCCAAGCTAGCGGCTGCCAAGCTGCAGGCGAGGGGACTTGTGCCGCACACTACCGAGGTGAGTGATGTACAACTACTACTACGCTTGGCCGCTCAGGCCGCACACATCGCCGCGCAGAAGGCCGCGGCCGCCAAGCTAGCGGCTGCCAAGCTGCAGGCGAGGGGACTTGTGCCGCACACTACCGAGGTGAGTGATGTACAACTACTACTACGCTTGGCCGCTCAGGCCGCACACATCGCCGCGCAGAAGGCCGCGGCCGCCAAGCTAGCGGCTGCCAAGCTGCAGGCGAGGGGACTTGTGCCGCACACTACCGAGGTGAGTGATGTACAACTACTACTACGCTTGGCCGCTCAGGCCGCACACATCGCCGCGCAGAAGGCCGCGGCCGCCAAGCTAGCGGCTGCCAAGCTGCAGGCGAGGGGACTTGTGCCGCACACTACCGAGGTGAGTGATGTACAACTACTACTACGCTTGGCCGCTCAGGCCGCACACATCGCCGCGCAGAAGGCCGCGGCCGCCAAGCTAGCGGCTGCCAAGCTGCAGGCGAGGGGACTTGTGCCGCACACTACCGAGGTGAGTGATGTACAACTACTACTACGCTTGGCCGCTCAGGCCGCACACATCGCCGCGCAGAAGGCCGCGGCCGCCAAGCTAGCGGCTGCCAAGCTGCAGGCGAGGGGACTTGTGCCGCACACTACCGAGGTGAGTGATGTACAACTACTACTACGCTTGGCCGCTCAGGCCGCACACATCGCCGCGCAGAAGGCCGCGGCCGCCAAGCTAGCGGCTGCCAAGCTGCAGGCGAGGGGACTTGTGCCGCACACTACCGAGGTGAGTGATGTACAACTACTACTACGCTTGGCCGCTCAGGCCGCACACATCGCCGCGCAGAAGGCCGCGGCCGCCAAGCTAGCGGCTGCCAAGCTGCAGGCGAGGGGACTTGTGCCGCACACTACCGAGGTGAGTGATGTACAACTACTACTACGCTTGGCCGCTCAGGCCGCACACATCGCCGCGCAGAAGGCCGCGGCCGCCAAGCTAGCGGCTGCCAAGCTGCAGGCGAGGGGACTTGTGCCGCACACTACCGAGGTGAGTGATGTACAACTACTACTACGCTTGGCCGCTCAGGCCGCACACATCGCCGCGCAGAAGGCCGCGGCCGCCAAGCTAGCGGCTGCCAAGCTGCAGGCGAGGGGACTTGTGCCGCACACTACCGAG GTACAGACAGTAGACTCGTCATCATCAGACGATTCGTCCGGCTCATCGGGCAGCGACTCCGAGGAGAGTGACGAG GATACGCCACTGAAGCGGGGCCCGGGCAGGCCGAAGGGCTCCAAGAACAGTCCGCGGGCCCCCGGCACCCCGGGCACGCCGGGCTCCGGGGCCCCTGGGACCCCGGGCTCCGGCCGCCGGGGCCGCCCGCCGGTCCCGCCGGAACTGCGCCAGCCCGGGATCACGGATATGAAGAAGTTCTGCAAAGCTGCTGGTATACGCTTCGATTATAAGAAGCTCGTTGAAG GTTGTACGAAAAACAAAGAACGCGTACAAAAGATGCTGGATCTTCTCACGGCTGCTGGTTTGGAAGGCAAGCCCACGCTGGAGAAGTGCCAAGCGCTGAAGAAGGCCAAGATGGAGAAGAAGGAACAAGAGAAACAGGCCAAGAAAGAGGCTAAAGTTAAGCACAAAGAAGTCGCCG CGACCCCCGAGGGCGGTCGTCGCATGACGCGCGGAGCCACGGGCGTGAAGCCGCGACAGCGCATCGTGATCTCGTCCGACGAGGAGGACGACACGCCCGCCGCCAGGCGCACGCTCTCCAAGCTGCGCTCCTCGCTCAACGACGACTCCGACTCCGACTAG
- the LOC124639795 gene encoding uncharacterized protein LOC124639795 isoform X8 — MYQIIVGNALITKMNYEAERAMNQKRLRMEGEPGHGVVQGNGLPLNYIDNGHQIPYQPYAGAYNTHYPPPEAFSPYGPPPPGGYAPQNLSYAPPAHQNYPHHQSFPPQQPPQAQLHMPQSHMVQGYGDVGVHKPAWPPQPHLLPPLDTQKPLDVKQLKSEIKLEPTDAQKRPHPESEMMARQREYNVHIPSSLGGDLDQPKIKIKTDIFKPDDLAHRQDKPIDVGQKPLSIDGLHKPADMQSKEACKAEAAAEGAGDSQRAAEPTTLSDKSEEDRKPFSSPELPKSGSIPGKVPTPGSEPKKRGRPKGSTNKPKPPGAPRAAGPPAPRAPPPRPLPQPPRPRATGYQYAIRPFRKDFSGIQFRRRWSDDCLDSSHIPNEVYFGDVPVSLEVLYNYYDANAERERLAAQAAHIAAQKAAAAKLAAAKLQARGLVPHTTEVSDVQLLLRLAAQAAHIAAQKAAAAKLAAAKLQARGLVPHTTEVSDVQLLLRLAAQAAHIAAQKAAAAKLAAAKLQARGLVPHTTEVSDVQLLLRLAAQAAHIAAQKAAAAKLAAAKLQARGLVPHTTEVSDVQLLLRLAAQAAHIAAQKAAAAKLAAAKLQARGLVPHTTEVSDVQLLLRLAAQAAHIAAQKAAAAKLAAAKLQARGLVPHTTEVSDVQLLLRLAAQAAHIAAQKAAAAKLAAAKLQARGLVPHTTEVSDVQLLLRLAAQAAHIAAQKAAAAKLAAAKLQARGLVPHTTEVSDVQLLLRLAAQAAHIAAQKAAAAKLAAAKLQARGLVPHTTEVSDVQLLLRLAAQAAHIAAQKAAAAKLAAAKLQARGLVPHTTEVSDVQLLLRLAAQAAHIAAQKAAAAKLAAAKLQARGLVPHTTEVSDVQLLLRLAAQAAHIAAQKAAAAKLAAAKLQARGLVPHTTEVQTVDSSSSDDSSGSSGSDSEESDEDTPLKRGPGRPKGSKNSPRAPGTPGTPGSGAPGTPGSGRRGRPPVPPELRQPGITDMKKFCKAAGIRFDYKKLVEGCTKNKERVQKMLDLLTAAGLEGKPTLEKCQALKKAKMEKKEQEKQAKKEAKVKHKEVAATPEGGRRMTRGATGVKPRQRIVISSDEEDDTPAARRTLSKLRSSLNDDSDSD; from the exons ATGTACCAAATCATCGTAGGGAATGCTCTAA ttacCAAGATGAATTATGAAGCCGAGAGAGCCATGAATCAGAAGCGATTGCGAATGGAGGGCGAACCGGGCCACGGTGTTGTCCAGGGGAACGGTTTGCCGCTAAATTACATAG ATAATGGTCATCAAATACCGTACCAGCCGTATGCTGGTGCGTATAACACTCACTATCCGCCGCCGGAAGCGTTCTCGCCGTACGGGCCGCCGCCCCCGGGGGGCTACGCGCCGCAGAACCTGTCGTACGCGCCTCCAGCTCACCAGAACTACCCGCATCACCAGAGTTTCCCGCCACAACAGCCGCCGCAGGCACAACTGCACATGCCTCAGTCCCATATGG TTCAAGGTTATGGAGACGTGGGGGTGCACAAGCCTGCCTGGCCGCCGCAGCCACATCTACTGCCTCCGTTAGACACTCAGAAGCCCCTTGACGTGAAGCAGCTCAAGTCTGAAATCAAACTTGAACCGACCGATGCTCAGAAACGACCACATCCAGAGAGCGAGATGATG GCACGGCAGAGAGAGTACAATGTCCACATTCCCAGTTCTTTG GGCGGGGACTTGGATCAACccaaaataaagataaagacaGACATATTTAAACCTGATGATTTGGCGCACAGACAGGACAAGCCCATTG ATGTTGGACAGAAACCATTATCAATAGATGGGCTACATAAGCCAGCTGATATGCAAAGTAAAG aaGCATGCAAAGCCGAAGCAGCGGCGGAGGGCGCGGGCGACTCGCAACGTGCCGCAGAACCCACCACTCTTAGTGACAAGAG TGAAGAGGATAGGAAACCGTTCAGCAGTCCGGAGCTACCCAAGTCCGGGTCTATACCGGGGAAAGTGCCTACTCCCGGCAGTGAG CCCAAGAAGAGGGGCCGGCCGAAGGGTTCCACCAACAAGCCGAAGCCGCCCGGGGCCCCGCGCGCGGCCGGGCCCCCGGCGCCCCGGGCCCCGCCGCCGCGGCCCCTGCCGCAGCCGCCAAGACCCAGGGCTACGGGATACCAGTATGCTATCAGACCGTTCAGGAAGGACTTCTCGGGGATACAGTTTAGAAG GCGATGGAGTGACGACTGCCTAGACTCGTCCCACATCCCGAACGAAGTGTACTTCGGAGACGTACCCGTCTCGCTGGAAGTGCTGTACAACTACTACGACGCTAACGCCGAGCGCGAGCGCTTGGCCGCTCAG GCCGCACACATCGCCGCGCAGAAGGCCGCGGCCGCCAAGCTAGCGGCTGCCAAGCTGCAGGCGAGGGGACTTGTGCCGCACACTACCGAGGTGAGTGATGTACAACTACTACTACGCTTGGCCGCTCAGGCCGCACACATCGCCGCGCAGAAGGCCGCGGCCGCCAAGCTAGCGGCTGCCAAGCTGCAGGCGAGGGGACTTGTGCCGCACACTACCGAGGTGAGTGATGTACAACTACTACTACGCTTGGCCGCTCAGGCCGCACACATCGCCGCGCAGAAGGCCGCGGCCGCCAAGCTAGCGGCTGCCAAGCTGCAGGCGAGGGGACTTGTGCCGCACACTACCGAGGTGAGTGATGTACAACTACTACTACGCTTGGCCGCTCAGGCCGCACACATCGCCGCGCAGAAGGCCGCGGCCGCCAAGCTAGCGGCTGCCAAGCTGCAGGCGAGGGGACTTGTGCCGCACACTACCGAGGTGAGTGATGTACAACTACTACTACGCTTGGCCGCTCAGGCCGCACACATCGCCGCGCAGAAGGCCGCGGCCGCCAAGCTAGCGGCTGCCAAGCTGCAGGCGAGGGGACTTGTGCCGCACACTACCGAGGTGAGTGATGTACAACTACTACTACGCTTGGCCGCTCAGGCCGCACACATCGCCGCGCAGAAGGCCGCGGCCGCCAAGCTAGCGGCTGCCAAGCTGCAGGCGAGGGGACTTGTGCCGCACACTACCGAGGTGAGTGATGTACAACTACTACTACGCTTGGCCGCTCAGGCCGCACACATCGCCGCGCAGAAGGCCGCGGCCGCCAAGCTAGCGGCTGCCAAGCTGCAGGCGAGGGGACTTGTGCCGCACACTACCGAGGTGAGTGATGTACAACTACTACTACGCTTGGCCGCTCAGGCCGCACACATCGCCGCGCAGAAGGCCGCGGCCGCCAAGCTAGCGGCTGCCAAGCTGCAGGCGAGGGGACTTGTGCCGCACACTACCGAGGTGAGTGATGTACAACTACTACTACGCTTGGCCGCTCAGGCCGCACACATCGCCGCGCAGAAGGCCGCGGCCGCCAAGCTAGCGGCTGCCAAGCTGCAGGCGAGGGGACTTGTGCCGCACACTACCGAGGTGAGTGATGTACAACTACTACTACGCTTGGCCGCTCAGGCCGCACACATCGCCGCGCAGAAGGCCGCGGCCGCCAAGCTAGCGGCTGCCAAGCTGCAGGCGAGGGGACTTGTGCCGCACACTACCGAGGTGAGTGATGTACAACTACTACTACGCTTGGCCGCTCAGGCCGCACACATCGCCGCGCAGAAGGCCGCGGCCGCCAAGCTAGCGGCTGCCAAGCTGCAGGCGAGGGGACTTGTGCCGCACACTACCGAGGTGAGTGATGTACAACTACTACTACGCTTGGCCGCTCAGGCCGCACACATCGCCGCGCAGAAGGCCGCGGCCGCCAAGCTAGCGGCTGCCAAGCTGCAGGCGAGGGGACTTGTGCCGCACACTACCGAG GTACAGACAGTAGACTCGTCATCATCAGACGATTCGTCCGGCTCATCGGGCAGCGACTCCGAGGAGAGTGACGAG GATACGCCACTGAAGCGGGGCCCGGGCAGGCCGAAGGGCTCCAAGAACAGTCCGCGGGCCCCCGGCACCCCGGGCACGCCGGGCTCCGGGGCCCCTGGGACCCCGGGCTCCGGCCGCCGGGGCCGCCCGCCGGTCCCGCCGGAACTGCGCCAGCCCGGGATCACGGATATGAAGAAGTTCTGCAAAGCTGCTGGTATACGCTTCGATTATAAGAAGCTCGTTGAAG GTTGTACGAAAAACAAAGAACGCGTACAAAAGATGCTGGATCTTCTCACGGCTGCTGGTTTGGAAGGCAAGCCCACGCTGGAGAAGTGCCAAGCGCTGAAGAAGGCCAAGATGGAGAAGAAGGAACAAGAGAAACAGGCCAAGAAAGAGGCTAAAGTTAAGCACAAAGAAGTCGCCG CGACCCCCGAGGGCGGTCGTCGCATGACGCGCGGAGCCACGGGCGTGAAGCCGCGACAGCGCATCGTGATCTCGTCCGACGAGGAGGACGACACGCCCGCCGCCAGGCGCACGCTCTCCAAGCTGCGCTCCTCGCTCAACGACGACTCCGACTCCGACTAG
- the LOC124639795 gene encoding uncharacterized protein LOC124639795 isoform X3, producing the protein MYQIIVGNALITKMNYEAERAMNQKRLRMEGEPGHGVVQGNGLPLNYIDNGHQIPYQPYAGAYNTHYPPPEAFSPYGPPPPGGYAPQNLSYAPPAHQNYPHHQSFPPQQPPQAQLHMPQSHMVQGYGDVGVHKPAWPPQPHLLPPLDTQKPLDVKQLKSEIKLEPTDAQKRPHPESEMMARQREYNVHIPSSLGGDLDQPKIKIKTDIFKPDDLAHRQDKPIDVGQKPLSIDGLHKPADMQSKDDGHPIIGVENKSIDKPAEACKAEAAAEGAGDSQRAAEPTTLSDKSEEDRKPFSSPELPKSGSIPGKVPTPGSERGRPKGSTNKPKPPGAPRAAGPPAPRAPPPRPLPQPPRPRATGYQYAIRPFRKDFSGIQFRRRWSDDCLDSSHIPNEVYFGDVPVSLEVLYNYYDANAERERLAAQAAHIAAQKAAAAKLAAAKLQARGLVPHTTEVSDVQLLLRLAAQAAHIAAQKAAAAKLAAAKLQARGLVPHTTEVSDVQLLLRLAAQAAHIAAQKAAAAKLAAAKLQARGLVPHTTEVSDVQLLLRLAAQAAHIAAQKAAAAKLAAAKLQARGLVPHTTEVSDVQLLLRLAAQAAHIAAQKAAAAKLAAAKLQARGLVPHTTEVSDVQLLLRLAAQAAHIAAQKAAAAKLAAAKLQARGLVPHTTEVSDVQLLLRLAAQAAHIAAQKAAAAKLAAAKLQARGLVPHTTEVSDVQLLLRLAAQAAHIAAQKAAAAKLAAAKLQARGLVPHTTEVSDVQLLLRLAAQAAHIAAQKAAAAKLAAAKLQARGLVPHTTEVSDVQLLLRLAAQAAHIAAQKAAAAKLAAAKLQARGLVPHTTEVSDVQLLLRLAAQAAHIAAQKAAAAKLAAAKLQARGLVPHTTEVSDVQLLLRLAAQAAHIAAQKAAAAKLAAAKLQARGLVPHTTEVQTVDSSSSDDSSGSSGSDSEESDEDTPLKRGPGRPKGSKNSPRAPGTPGTPGSGAPGTPGSGRRGRPPVPPELRQPGITDMKKFCKAAGIRFDYKKLVEGCTKNKERVQKMLDLLTAAGLEGKPTLEKCQALKKAKMEKKEQEKQAKKEAKVKHKEVAATPEGGRRMTRGATGVKPRQRIVISSDEEDDTPAARRTLSKLRSSLNDDSDSD; encoded by the exons ATGTACCAAATCATCGTAGGGAATGCTCTAA ttacCAAGATGAATTATGAAGCCGAGAGAGCCATGAATCAGAAGCGATTGCGAATGGAGGGCGAACCGGGCCACGGTGTTGTCCAGGGGAACGGTTTGCCGCTAAATTACATAG ATAATGGTCATCAAATACCGTACCAGCCGTATGCTGGTGCGTATAACACTCACTATCCGCCGCCGGAAGCGTTCTCGCCGTACGGGCCGCCGCCCCCGGGGGGCTACGCGCCGCAGAACCTGTCGTACGCGCCTCCAGCTCACCAGAACTACCCGCATCACCAGAGTTTCCCGCCACAACAGCCGCCGCAGGCACAACTGCACATGCCTCAGTCCCATATGG TTCAAGGTTATGGAGACGTGGGGGTGCACAAGCCTGCCTGGCCGCCGCAGCCACATCTACTGCCTCCGTTAGACACTCAGAAGCCCCTTGACGTGAAGCAGCTCAAGTCTGAAATCAAACTTGAACCGACCGATGCTCAGAAACGACCACATCCAGAGAGCGAGATGATG GCACGGCAGAGAGAGTACAATGTCCACATTCCCAGTTCTTTG GGCGGGGACTTGGATCAACccaaaataaagataaagacaGACATATTTAAACCTGATGATTTGGCGCACAGACAGGACAAGCCCATTG ATGTTGGACAGAAACCATTATCAATAGATGGGCTACATAAGCCAGCTGATATGCAAAGTAAAG ATGATGGGCATCCAATCATTGGAGTTGAAAATAAGTCCATTGATAAACCTGCTG aaGCATGCAAAGCCGAAGCAGCGGCGGAGGGCGCGGGCGACTCGCAACGTGCCGCAGAACCCACCACTCTTAGTGACAAGAG TGAAGAGGATAGGAAACCGTTCAGCAGTCCGGAGCTACCCAAGTCCGGGTCTATACCGGGGAAAGTGCCTACTCCCGGCAGTGAG AGGGGCCGGCCGAAGGGTTCCACCAACAAGCCGAAGCCGCCCGGGGCCCCGCGCGCGGCCGGGCCCCCGGCGCCCCGGGCCCCGCCGCCGCGGCCCCTGCCGCAGCCGCCAAGACCCAGGGCTACGGGATACCAGTATGCTATCAGACCGTTCAGGAAGGACTTCTCGGGGATACAGTTTAGAAG GCGATGGAGTGACGACTGCCTAGACTCGTCCCACATCCCGAACGAAGTGTACTTCGGAGACGTACCCGTCTCGCTGGAAGTGCTGTACAACTACTACGACGCTAACGCCGAGCGCGAGCGCTTGGCCGCTCAG GCCGCACACATCGCCGCGCAGAAGGCCGCGGCCGCCAAGCTAGCGGCTGCCAAGCTGCAGGCGAGGGGACTTGTGCCGCACACTACCGAGGTGAGTGATGTACAACTACTACTACGCTTGGCCGCTCAGGCCGCACACATCGCCGCGCAGAAGGCCGCGGCCGCCAAGCTAGCGGCTGCCAAGCTGCAGGCGAGGGGACTTGTGCCGCACACTACCGAGGTGAGTGATGTACAACTACTACTACGCTTGGCCGCTCAGGCCGCACACATCGCCGCGCAGAAGGCCGCGGCCGCCAAGCTAGCGGCTGCCAAGCTGCAGGCGAGGGGACTTGTGCCGCACACTACCGAGGTGAGTGATGTACAACTACTACTACGCTTGGCCGCTCAGGCCGCACACATCGCCGCGCAGAAGGCCGCGGCCGCCAAGCTAGCGGCTGCCAAGCTGCAGGCGAGGGGACTTGTGCCGCACACTACCGAGGTGAGTGATGTACAACTACTACTACGCTTGGCCGCTCAGGCCGCACACATCGCCGCGCAGAAGGCCGCGGCCGCCAAGCTAGCGGCTGCCAAGCTGCAGGCGAGGGGACTTGTGCCGCACACTACCGAGGTGAGTGATGTACAACTACTACTACGCTTGGCCGCTCAGGCCGCACACATCGCCGCGCAGAAGGCCGCGGCCGCCAAGCTAGCGGCTGCCAAGCTGCAGGCGAGGGGACTTGTGCCGCACACTACCGAGGTGAGTGATGTACAACTACTACTACGCTTGGCCGCTCAGGCCGCACACATCGCCGCGCAGAAGGCCGCGGCCGCCAAGCTAGCGGCTGCCAAGCTGCAGGCGAGGGGACTTGTGCCGCACACTACCGAGGTGAGTGATGTACAACTACTACTACGCTTGGCCGCTCAGGCCGCACACATCGCCGCGCAGAAGGCCGCGGCCGCCAAGCTAGCGGCTGCCAAGCTGCAGGCGAGGGGACTTGTGCCGCACACTACCGAGGTGAGTGATGTACAACTACTACTACGCTTGGCCGCTCAGGCCGCACACATCGCCGCGCAGAAGGCCGCGGCCGCCAAGCTAGCGGCTGCCAAGCTGCAGGCGAGGGGACTTGTGCCGCACACTACCGAGGTGAGTGATGTACAACTACTACTACGCTTGGCCGCTCAGGCCGCACACATCGCCGCGCAGAAGGCCGCGGCCGCCAAGCTAGCGGCTGCCAAGCTGCAGGCGAGGGGACTTGTGCCGCACACTACCGAGGTGAGTGATGTACAACTACTACTACGCTTGGCCGCTCAGGCCGCACACATCGCCGCGCAGAAGGCCGCGGCCGCCAAGCTAGCGGCTGCCAAGCTGCAGGCGAGGGGACTTGTGCCGCACACTACCGAGGTGAGTGATGTACAACTACTACTACGCTTGGCCGCTCAGGCCGCACACATCGCCGCGCAGAAGGCCGCGGCCGCCAAGCTAGCGGCTGCCAAGCTGCAGGCGAGGGGACTTGTGCCGCACACTACCGAG GTACAGACAGTAGACTCGTCATCATCAGACGATTCGTCCGGCTCATCGGGCAGCGACTCCGAGGAGAGTGACGAG GATACGCCACTGAAGCGGGGCCCGGGCAGGCCGAAGGGCTCCAAGAACAGTCCGCGGGCCCCCGGCACCCCGGGCACGCCGGGCTCCGGGGCCCCTGGGACCCCGGGCTCCGGCCGCCGGGGCCGCCCGCCGGTCCCGCCGGAACTGCGCCAGCCCGGGATCACGGATATGAAGAAGTTCTGCAAAGCTGCTGGTATACGCTTCGATTATAAGAAGCTCGTTGAAG GTTGTACGAAAAACAAAGAACGCGTACAAAAGATGCTGGATCTTCTCACGGCTGCTGGTTTGGAAGGCAAGCCCACGCTGGAGAAGTGCCAAGCGCTGAAGAAGGCCAAGATGGAGAAGAAGGAACAAGAGAAACAGGCCAAGAAAGAGGCTAAAGTTAAGCACAAAGAAGTCGCCG CGACCCCCGAGGGCGGTCGTCGCATGACGCGCGGAGCCACGGGCGTGAAGCCGCGACAGCGCATCGTGATCTCGTCCGACGAGGAGGACGACACGCCCGCCGCCAGGCGCACGCTCTCCAAGCTGCGCTCCTCGCTCAACGACGACTCCGACTCCGACTAG